From the Anguilla anguilla isolate fAngAng1 chromosome 6, fAngAng1.pri, whole genome shotgun sequence genome, one window contains:
- the LOC118228895 gene encoding calponin-2-like, giving the protein MSGTQFNKGPTYGLSAEVRSKIAQKYDARREEELRLWIEEVTGSAVGEDFQKGLKNGTILCELINKLQPGSVRKISRSSQNWHQLENLSNFIKAITAYGLKPHDIFEANDLFESGNMTQVQTTLLALAGMAKTKGLQSCVDIGVKYADRQERSFNEEKMKAGQCVIGLQMGTNKCASQAGMNAYGTRRHLYDPKAHILPPMDNSTISLQMGTNKGASQAGMTAPGTRRAIYDQKLGTDKCDNSTMSLQMGYAQGANQSGQNFGLGRQIYSSKYCPRSEEEQELNGAESGGLVLEQYRDDGYQGYQDDEQQAYPGNGHQERPYEENPEHCHEQDPEYHGDENLGYHDNQNQDYEEVEPQEDREQEPEPEPEQEQEQEQGLEQEVEEGLEREQEPDQEPDGNTEEDKDD; this is encoded by the exons ATGTCCGGCACGCAATTTAACAAAGGACCGACCTACGGCTTGTCTGCCGAAGTCAGAAGCAAA ATCGCTCAGAAGTACGACGCGCGGCGGGAGGAGGAGCTTCGGCTGTGGATCGAGGAGGTGACGGGCAGCGCCGTCGGCGAGGACTTCCAGAAGGGGCTGAAGAACGGGACCATCCTCTGCGA GCTCATCAACAAGCTGCAGCCGGGATCGGTGAGGAAGATCAGCCGTTCCTCCCAAAACTGGCACCAG CTGGAGAACCTGTCCAACTTCATCAAAGCCATCACAGCCTACGGGCTCAAGCCCCACGACATCTTCGAGGCCAACGACCTGTTCGAGAGCGGGAACATGACACAAGTGCAGACCACCCTTCTGGCTCTCGCCGGCATG GCGAAGACCAAGGGCCTGCAGTCCTGTGTGGACATCGGGGTGAAGTACGCCGACCGGCAGGAGCGATCATTCAACGAGGAGAAGATGAAGGCTGGACAGTGTGTCATTGGGCTGCAG ATGGGCACTAATAAGTGTGCCAGCCAGGCTGGTATGAATGCTTATGGCACCAGGAGGCACCTGTATGACCCCAAAGCCCACATCCTCCCCCCCATGGACAACTCCACCATCAGCCTGCAGATGGGCACCAACAAGGGTGCCAGCCAG GCTGGCATGACTGCCCCGGGGACCCGCCGTGCCATCTACGACCAGAAGCTGGGCACCGACAAGTGCGACAACAGCACCATGTCCCTGCAGATGGGCTACGCGcagggagccaatcagagcggccAGAACTTCGGCCTGGGTCGCCAGATCTACAGCTCCAAGTACTGCCCCAGGagcgaggaggagcaggagctcAACGGGGCGGAGTCAGGCGGCCTCGTCCTGGAACAGTACCGGGACGACGGTTACCAGGGTTACCAGGACGACGAACAGCAGGCGTACCCGGGGAACGGGCACCAGGAGCGCCCGTATGAAGAGAACCCCGAACACTGCCACGAGCAGGACCCAGAGTACCACGGGGACGAGAACCTGGGGTACCACGACAACCAGAACCAGGATTATGAGGAGGTGGAACCGCAAGAGGACCGGGAACAAGAACCAGAACCGGAACccgaacaagaacaagaacaggaacaggggctggaacaggaagtggaagaggGGCTGGAACGGGAACAGGAGCCGGACCAGGAACCTGATGGAAACACCGAAGAGGACAAAGATGACTAG